One segment of Solanum stenotomum isolate F172 chromosome 1, ASM1918654v1, whole genome shotgun sequence DNA contains the following:
- the LOC125875514 gene encoding RING-H2 finger protein ATL3-like encodes MNFHFEPLATFIATAIAIFLISTIKFRWFRPDNYLPPPFNAVVEEISYCYCAVCLDEVSGGDKCRQLPKCGHTFHAMCVDAWLECNWTCPICRRQVTDELPERQGQNTLFSFVVSRCEEFMAKINTRAEEFMTVLFDSGVLGHL; translated from the coding sequence ATGAATTTTCATTTTGAGCCATTAGCCACCTTTATAGCTACCGCCATCgctattttcttaatttccaCTATCAAATTCCGTTGGTTCCGTCCCGACAATTATTTGCCGCCGCCGTTCAACGCCGTCGTCGAGGAAATCAGTTACTGTTACTGTGCCGTGTGCCTCGACGAGGTGAGCGGTGGCGACAAGTGTCGACAACTGCCCAAGTGTGGCCACACATTCCACGCGATGTGCGTGGATGCGTGGCTAGAGTGCAATTGGACGTGTCCAATCTGCAGAAGGCAAGTTACTGATGAACTTCCGGAGAGACAAGGTCAAAACACcctattttcttttgttgtttcaCGATGTGAAGAATTTATGGCTAAGATTAATACTCGTGCTGAAGAATTCATGACCGTTTTGTTCGACAGCGGTGTTTTAGGCCatctttga
- the LOC125875057 gene encoding very-long-chain aldehyde decarbonylase CER1-like isoform X4 gives MATKPGILTEWPWASLGNFKYLVLAPFVGHSIYSFFMSEEESQRDFSYIFIFLYIVMRMVHHQMWISLSRYRSAKGDNRILDRSIEFDQVDRETNWDDQIILNGVVFYIGYLKFAETHHLPLWRIDGIIITALLHTGPVEFLYYWLHRALHHHFLYSRYHSHHHSSIVTEPHTAVIHPFAEIVTYLTLFFIPLSTTIFTGTASIASIVAYAIYLDFMNLMGHCNFELIPKWTFSIFPPLKYLIYTPSFHSLHHTQFRSNYSLFMPMYDYLYGTVDKSSDTLYEKSLERKAELPDVVHLTHLTTPESIYHLRLGFASLASKPHTSKWYFWLMSPVTLWSFFITWIYGHTFVVERNLFRNLKIQTWAIPKYSIQYFMQWQRDTINNLIEEAIMEADQKGVKVLSLGLLNQQEKQVNKNGELYIRRHPKLKVKVVDGSSLAVAVVLNSIPKGTSQVVLRGRFSKVAYSIALALCQGGTQVMIDGEEYKRLKSLLNPEVATNLVPSKSYASKIWLVGDGLSEDEQLQAPKGTLFIPFSQFPPRKVRKDCFYFNTPAMNIPKHLENVDSCENWLPRRVMSAWRIAGILHALEGWNEHECGNKMFDIDKVWKASLRHGFSPLTTSSAIEAKA, from the exons ATGGCTACTAAACCTGGCATCCTTACAGAATGGCCTTGGGCATCCCTTGGCAACTTTAAG TACTTGGTTTTGGCACCATTTGTGGGTCATAGCATATACTCATTCTTCATGAGCGAAGAAGAAAGCCAGAGGGACTTTTCATACATATTCATATTCCTCTATATAGTCATGAGAATGGTTCACCACCAAATGTGGATATCCCTATCTCGCTACAGGTCTGCTAAGGGTGATAATCGGATTCTTGATAGAAGCATCGAATTTGATCAAGTTGACAGAGAAACAAACTG ggaTGATCAAATTATACTTAATGGAGTGGTGTTCTACATTGGATACCTGAAGTTCGCAGAGACTCATCACTTGCCTCTTTGGAGGATTGATGGGATCATTATAACTGCCTTGCTTCATACCGGTCCTGTAGAGTTCCTCTATTATTGGCTACACAGAGCTCTGCATCATCATTTTCTATACTCTCGTTATCATTCCCATCATCACTCCTCCATTGTCACCGAGCCTCACACTG CTGTTATTCACCCATTTGCTGAGATTGTAACATACTTAACGCTCTTTTTTATTCCATTATCCACAACAATATTCACTGGGACTGCTTCTATAGCTTCAATTGTTGCTTATGCCATCTATCTTGATTTCATGAACCTCATGGGCCATTGCAACTTTGAGCTAATTCCAAAGTGGACGTTCTCTATCTTCCCCCCTCTCAAGTACTTGATATATACGCCTTC GTTCCACTCACTACATCACACTCAATTTAGATCAAATTATTCACTTTTTATGCCAATGTATGACTATCTGTATGGTACAGTGGATAAGTCCTCAGATACGTTGTATGAAAAGTCACTTGAGAGGAAAGCTGAATTGCCTGATGTGGTGCACCTAACACATCTAACAACCCCAGAATCCATTTACCATCTTCGACTAGGATTTGCATCCTTGGCCTCAAAGCCTCACACTTCCAAGTGGTATTTTTGGTTGATGTCGCCCGTCACCCTATGGTCATTTTTTATTACTTGGATTTATGGTCACACATTTGTTGTTGAGAGAAATTTGTTCAGGAATCTCAAAATACAAACTTGGGCTATCCCAAAATATAGTATACAA tACTTTATGCAATGGCAAAGAGATACTATTAACAATTTGATTGAGGAAGCAATTATGGAAGCGGATCAGAAAGGCGTAAAAGTTTTGAGCCTTGGACTTCTAAATCAG CAGGAAAAGCAGGTGAATAAGAATGGTGAACTTTACATAAGGAGGCATCCAAAGTTGAAAGTGAAGGTGGTGGATGGTAGTAGTTTAGCCGTCGCTGTAGTGTTAAACTCCATTCCTAAAGGAACTTCCCAAGTGGTACTTAGAGGCCGTTTCTCCAAAGTTGCTTACTCTATTGCCCTAGCCTTGTGCCAAGGAGGAACTCAG GTTATGATAGATGGAGAAGAGTACAAGAGACTAAAATCATTACTTAATCCTGAGGTTGCTACTAATTTGGTCCCTTCAAAATCTTATGCATCAAAG atatggctagtaGGGGACGGATTGAGTGAAGATGAACAATTGCAAGCACCAAAAGGAACATTATTCATTCCTTTTTCACAATTTCCACCAAGGAAAGTTCGCAAGGATTGCTTCTATTTCAACACACCAGCCATGAATATCCCAAAACATCTTGAAAATGTAGACTCTTGTGAG AACTGGCTACCAAGAAGGGTGATGAGTGCATGGAGAATAGCCGGGATTTTGCATGCATTGGAAGGTTGGAATGAGCATGAATGTGGTAACAAGATGTTTGATATTGACAAAGTATGGAAAGCAAGCCTTCGACATGGTTTTAGCCCATTGACCACGTCTTCTGCTATTGAAGCAAAGGCTTAA